Proteins co-encoded in one Candidatus Thiodictyon syntrophicum genomic window:
- a CDS encoding SLC13 family permease, whose product MNPDLLRVLLLLGAAILMFALNRPRVDAVALIMIVALPFTGVITMNEAIAGFSNPNIVLIGAMFVVGEALARTGVARRVGDRLIVWGGTRAWLLLTLLMVAVGVLGSVMSSTGVVAIFIPVVLRIASRTGIAPSQLMMPMAYAALISGTMTLVATSSNLVINYELTRAGGAGFNFFSFTPFGLPILLLGVLYMLGARRWLTASADAGVQVTRRPSLRHWVERYQLAEREYRVRVKPQSPLLGKALGVQDLRSKIGARIILIERGRGRARRLLSRTPETRLQAGDVLLLDVDTEVTDVPDLCERYAVELLPRTGFYFADQSQEVGLVEVMLPDGAAFVGKTVAEAELLAQSELSLVGVRRGRQAIAPHGVRETQLKVGDTLLLAGPWKVIRGLRSNGQDLVVLNLPKEFDEVLPAARKAPYALFTLGVVIILMATGLVPNVQAALIGGLLMGLFRCIDLDQAYRAIQWKGLIMIVGMLPFALALDRTGGVDLAAQALVGLAGGAGPYAILALLFGLTVVLGLFIVNTANAVLLIPIGLAMADALNASPYPFAMIIALAASCAFMTPISPVNTLVATAGNYSFADFIRIGLPLTLIVMVVSVLLVPWLLPLY is encoded by the coding sequence ATGAATCCAGACCTGCTGCGTGTCCTGCTCCTGCTGGGCGCCGCGATCCTGATGTTTGCGCTCAACCGGCCGCGGGTGGATGCGGTGGCACTCATCATGATCGTGGCGCTGCCGTTCACCGGCGTGATCACTATGAACGAGGCGATCGCGGGGTTCAGCAACCCCAACATCGTGCTGATCGGCGCTATGTTTGTGGTCGGCGAGGCCCTGGCGCGGACCGGGGTGGCCCGACGCGTGGGCGATCGGCTCATCGTCTGGGGCGGCACCCGCGCCTGGCTGCTGCTGACGCTGCTGATGGTGGCGGTCGGCGTACTGGGCTCGGTCATGAGTTCCACCGGGGTGGTCGCCATCTTCATCCCGGTGGTGTTGCGCATCGCCAGTCGGACCGGCATCGCCCCGAGTCAGCTCATGATGCCGATGGCCTATGCCGCCCTGATCAGCGGGACCATGACCCTGGTCGCCACCTCGTCCAATCTGGTCATCAACTATGAGCTGACGCGCGCCGGGGGCGCGGGCTTCAATTTCTTCTCCTTTACCCCCTTCGGACTGCCCATCCTCCTGCTCGGTGTCCTGTATATGCTCGGCGCCCGGCGCTGGCTGACGGCGAGCGCCGACGCCGGGGTCCAGGTGACGCGCCGCCCCAGCCTGCGGCACTGGGTGGAGCGCTATCAACTCGCAGAGCGGGAATACCGGGTGCGGGTCAAGCCCCAGTCACCGCTCCTGGGTAAGGCACTCGGCGTGCAGGACCTGCGGAGCAAGATCGGCGCACGGATCATCCTGATCGAGCGGGGCCGCGGGCGGGCGAGGCGGCTCCTGTCCCGCACCCCCGAAACCCGTCTCCAGGCGGGCGATGTGCTGCTGCTCGATGTCGATACCGAGGTTACCGACGTGCCGGACCTCTGTGAACGCTATGCCGTCGAACTGCTGCCCCGGACCGGATTCTACTTTGCCGACCAGTCTCAAGAGGTCGGCCTGGTTGAGGTCATGCTCCCGGACGGCGCGGCCTTCGTCGGCAAGACGGTCGCAGAGGCCGAGTTGCTGGCGCAATCGGAACTGTCATTGGTGGGGGTGCGCCGGGGTCGGCAGGCGATCGCCCCCCATGGCGTGCGCGAGACCCAACTCAAGGTCGGCGATACCCTGTTGCTCGCCGGCCCCTGGAAGGTGATCCGGGGTCTGCGCAGCAATGGCCAGGACTTGGTGGTGCTGAATCTCCCCAAGGAGTTCGACGAGGTGCTGCCGGCGGCACGCAAGGCCCCCTACGCGCTCTTCACGCTCGGGGTGGTGATCATCCTGATGGCAACCGGCCTGGTCCCGAACGTCCAGGCGGCCCTGATCGGCGGGCTGCTCATGGGGCTCTTTCGCTGTATCGACCTCGACCAGGCCTATCGGGCGATTCAATGGAAGGGCCTGATCATGATCGTGGGCATGCTGCCCTTTGCCCTGGCCCTGGACCGCACCGGGGGCGTGGACCTGGCGGCCCAGGCCCTGGTCGGCCTGGCCGGGGGCGCCGGTCCCTATGCCATCCTGGCCCTGCTCTTTGGGCTCACGGTGGTGCTCGGGCTCTTCATCGTCAATACCGCCAATGCCGTCCTGTTGATCCCCATCGGGTTGGCGATGGCGGACGCGCTGAACGCCTCGCCCTATCCCTTTGCCATGATCATCGCCCTGGCCGCCTCCTGCGCCTTCATGACCCCCATCTCACCGGTCAATACCCTGGTGGCTACTGCCGGCAATTACAGCTTTGCCGACTTCATCCGCATCGGGTTGCCTTTGACCCTGATCGTCATGGTCGTGAGCGTTCTGTTGGTGCCTTGGTTATTGCCGCTCTATTGA
- a CDS encoding Rpn family recombination-promoting nuclease/putative transposase translates to MATHDPSYKLLFSHRKMVSDLLRGFVHEEWAERLDFNTLERVREVGISQNLRQRIDDVIWRLRIIEDGRARWLYVYILLEFQSTVDRIMAARLLTYIGLLYEDLHRSKEIGPDDPLPPVLPIVLYNGAEPWTAKTDLADLIDPSLPPQLRRWQPQLRYLLLEERRYPETDLARLPNVVAALFRLENAQAPENIQRVIACLVEWLAGAENASLRRAFVVWLKRVLLPARVPGVEIPNFSELQEIHDMLAERVKTWTQEWKDEGLREGRREGRQEGETKVLRRQLTRRFGPLPSWAEERLGQAGEAELEEWADRVLECRSLKEVFGGSD, encoded by the coding sequence ATGGCGACGCACGACCCTTCCTATAAGCTGTTGTTCTCCCATCGCAAGATGGTTTCCGACCTGCTCCGCGGCTTCGTGCACGAGGAGTGGGCGGAGCGACTGGATTTCAACACATTGGAGCGTGTGCGCGAGGTCGGCATCAGCCAGAACCTCCGCCAGCGCATCGACGATGTCATCTGGCGTCTGCGGATCATCGAGGACGGACGGGCGCGCTGGCTCTATGTCTACATCCTGTTGGAGTTTCAGTCCACCGTCGACCGCATCATGGCCGCTCGGCTCCTCACCTACATCGGCCTCCTCTACGAGGACCTGCACCGGTCGAAAGAGATCGGGCCGGATGACCCGCTCCCGCCGGTGCTCCCGATCGTGCTCTACAACGGCGCCGAGCCTTGGACCGCCAAGACCGACCTGGCGGACCTGATCGACCCGAGCCTGCCGCCGCAACTGCGCCGCTGGCAGCCCCAACTGCGCTATCTTCTCCTGGAAGAACGCCGCTACCCCGAGACCGACCTCGCGCGTCTTCCCAACGTCGTCGCCGCCTTGTTCCGCCTGGAGAATGCCCAGGCGCCGGAGAACATCCAGCGGGTCATCGCATGCCTGGTCGAATGGCTGGCCGGGGCGGAGAATGCGAGCCTGCGCCGTGCCTTCGTCGTCTGGCTCAAGCGCGTGTTGCTTCCGGCGCGCGTCCCGGGCGTCGAGATACCGAATTTCAGCGAGCTACAGGAGATTCATGACATGCTGGCCGAACGCGTCAAGACTTGGACCCAGGAATGGAAGGATGAGGGCTTGCGGGAAGGCAGGCGGGAAGGCCGGCAGGAGGGCGAAACTAAGGTGCTGCGCCGACAACTCACTCGCCGCTTCGGCCCCCTGCCGTCATGGGCTGAGGAGCGCCTGGGTCAAGCCGGCGAGGCCGAGCTTGAGGAGTGGGCTGACCGCGTGCTGGAGTGCCGGAGCCTGAAGGAGGTCTTTGGCGGGTCGGATTGA
- a CDS encoding CHAT domain-containing protein — protein MDKEDRTISDIARRFSASVALEKQQASRIEDIHTLLIEKTYDVIQFSGHGDPRGLYLEKSDLESDGDLVSSKRLQSLMSIPEFPPRLVVLLSCYSNESLIQLSQTAPFVISAVDNVDDACCVEFVGAFYERLFAGFSIKNSFQHSLYVMKAKGIPCESFRLDRRVLLHKDGRQMVETFPDPHRDSIWVDLSQVSHLLNKLGYPEEEILHLISKKLSIHRWIFDIPRERCIIPIGRLLFGEFAWEDPHDLVFCTRIMKLKADVSAKHWEVWHRLLVAYNDLASSEYRAVPNPAGEESRATLNRAVNLFAHYNKRYILPAREDVAALGFADCLPYIEFVITHCEQAVDQFSLERYPQVVKALEEALTNFHELVDGLLPPEAVKIVD, from the coding sequence TTGGACAAGGAAGACAGAACTATTTCAGATATTGCTAGGCGATTCTCCGCCAGCGTTGCCCTCGAAAAACAGCAAGCGTCACGGATTGAAGATATTCACACTCTTCTTATCGAAAAGACTTACGACGTTATACAGTTTTCTGGGCATGGGGACCCGCGCGGTTTATATTTGGAAAAATCCGACCTGGAAAGCGATGGAGATCTCGTTAGCTCCAAGAGACTACAAAGCCTGATGTCTATTCCAGAGTTCCCCCCACGCTTGGTTGTATTGCTGTCGTGCTATTCAAATGAAAGTTTGATTCAACTGTCGCAGACCGCGCCCTTTGTAATATCGGCTGTAGACAACGTGGATGACGCATGCTGCGTGGAATTTGTCGGCGCGTTCTACGAGCGTCTTTTTGCTGGCTTCTCCATCAAGAACTCATTTCAGCATTCGCTGTATGTTATGAAGGCGAAAGGCATCCCCTGCGAATCATTCCGGCTAGATAGGCGCGTGCTTCTCCATAAGGATGGCCGCCAAATGGTGGAGACTTTTCCAGATCCGCACAGAGATAGTATTTGGGTGGATTTGTCGCAAGTATCCCACCTATTGAATAAACTTGGATACCCAGAAGAAGAGATACTACATTTGATTTCAAAAAAACTCAGTATTCATAGATGGATATTTGACATTCCTCGCGAGCGGTGCATTATTCCTATCGGTCGCCTACTATTTGGAGAATTTGCATGGGAAGATCCGCACGACTTAGTATTTTGCACGCGAATCATGAAACTCAAGGCGGACGTTTCGGCGAAACACTGGGAGGTTTGGCACAGGCTCTTGGTCGCCTACAACGACCTCGCGTCTAGTGAATATAGAGCCGTCCCGAACCCAGCCGGGGAGGAATCTCGAGCAACCCTAAATCGCGCCGTTAATTTGTTCGCTCACTATAATAAGCGCTACATATTGCCAGCGAGAGAAGATGTTGCTGCATTGGGGTTTGCTGACTGTCTACCGTATATCGAATTCGTGATTACTCATTGCGAACAGGCCGTTGATCAGTTTTCGCTGGAAAGATATCCGCAAGTAGTTAAGGCATTAGAAGAGGCATTGACAAACTTTCATGAGCTTGTTGACGGCTTGTTGCCGCCAGAGGCTGTCAAAATTGTCGATTGA
- a CDS encoding IS1380 family transposase, translated as MRRLIIAKSEADFTSHAGLGLIGMAISQHTDLAKDATAAAPARSDAIPHVKILTSYIGLLCLGKSDFEAITAFRQDPYFAEALGVDQVPSAVTLRQRLDAHAAVFMAPILDASIAFLQRIAAPITPLANGLVALDADVTPLNNAKTKKEGVSRTYKGDDGFAPMAAYLGQEGYCLEWELRAGSQHCQKDTPALLERVLTRARRLTALPLLLRLDSGNDALDNIATVIAHNEAHPDAAPVHYLIKWNPRQESPTQWLTYAEEYGDWSTPRPGKRVALFEVRDTRFLDGYEYPLRRVMRVIERTIDKHGQHLLIPDIEIEGWWSSLEFDEETIIALYADHATSEQFHSEFKTDLDIERLPSGKFVTNALVLACAAFAYNVLRWIGQTGLFGPDAPPRHPAKRRRLRTVMQELMYVAARLIVTGRRLKLAFGYGCRIVPVFRRLYAQLAGP; from the coding sequence GTGCGACGGCTCATCATTGCGAAATCCGAGGCTGATTTTACTTCCCACGCGGGATTGGGACTGATCGGGATGGCGATTAGTCAGCACACCGACCTAGCGAAAGATGCGACCGCAGCGGCGCCGGCCCGGAGCGATGCCATACCGCATGTGAAGATCCTGACTAGCTACATCGGGCTGCTGTGTTTGGGCAAGAGCGACTTTGAAGCGATCACGGCGTTCCGGCAGGACCCGTATTTCGCTGAGGCGTTGGGTGTCGACCAGGTTCCCTCGGCCGTCACGTTGCGCCAGCGCCTTGATGCCCACGCGGCGGTGTTCATGGCGCCGATACTCGATGCATCCATCGCGTTTCTGCAGCGTATCGCGGCACCGATTACGCCGCTGGCCAATGGGCTGGTCGCGCTGGATGCGGATGTCACCCCGCTGAACAACGCCAAGACCAAGAAAGAGGGTGTCTCGCGCACCTACAAGGGTGACGACGGGTTCGCCCCAATGGCGGCCTATCTTGGCCAAGAGGGGTACTGTTTGGAGTGGGAGTTGCGGGCGGGTAGCCAGCACTGCCAGAAGGACACCCCCGCGTTGCTGGAGCGGGTGCTGACGCGGGCCCGCCGACTGACCGCGCTGCCGTTGCTGCTGCGCCTGGACAGCGGCAATGACGCGCTCGACAACATCGCCACGGTCATTGCGCACAATGAGGCGCACCCGGACGCCGCCCCGGTGCACTACCTGATCAAGTGGAACCCGCGCCAAGAAAGTCCAACGCAGTGGCTGACTTACGCCGAGGAGTACGGCGACTGGAGCACGCCGCGCCCGGGTAAGCGCGTGGCCCTGTTCGAGGTGCGCGACACCCGCTTTTTGGACGGGTACGAGTACCCTCTGCGCCGCGTCATGCGCGTTATCGAGCGCACCATCGACAAGCATGGTCAGCACCTCCTGATTCCCGACATTGAAATCGAAGGCTGGTGGAGCAGCCTGGAATTCGATGAAGAAACCATCATTGCGCTCTATGCCGACCATGCCACCTCCGAACAATTCCACAGCGAATTTAAGACCGACCTGGACATTGAGCGACTCCCCTCAGGAAAGTTTGTGACCAACGCACTGGTATTGGCCTGTGCCGCATTCGCCTACAACGTCCTGCGCTGGATCGGCCAGACCGGTCTCTTTGGGCCGGATGCCCCGCCCCGCCACCCGGCGAAGCGGCGACGCCTGCGCACCGTGATGCAGGAACTGATGTACGTTGCCGCCCGCCTGATCGTCACCGGCCGCCGCCTCAAACTGGCCTTCGGCTATGGTTGCCGGATCGTCCCTGTCTTCCGTCGCTTGTACGCCCAATTGGCCGGTCCCTGA